One region of Pleuronectes platessa chromosome 18, fPlePla1.1, whole genome shotgun sequence genomic DNA includes:
- the LOC128462173 gene encoding GMP reductase 1-like has protein sequence MEENNTRRCWSERERRKGADTRRPLRVLRYRIRVSVRPANNKRLRVDLQRTYTFRNSKQTYTGIPVIAANMDTTGTFEMAQVLSQHTLFTTIHKHYSVEEWKNFAAAHPECMEHLAASSGSSNIDLEKLCAIVEAVPTLKYICLDVANGYSEYFVEFVKTVRGKFPKHTIMAGNVVTGEMVEELILSGADIIKVGIGPGSVCTTRIKTGVGYPQLSAVIECADSAHGLKGHIISVSTKTKYYWAGADFVMMGGMLAGHDQCNGEVIEKNGKKYKLFYGMSSDTAMKKYVGGVAEYRASEGRTVEVPYRGDVENTIRDVLGGLRSTCTYVGAAKLKELSRRTTFIRVTQQSSHMFT, from the exons ATGGAGGAGAACAACACACGCCGGTGCTGGAGTGAGCGTGAGAGGCGGAAAGGAGCGGACACCCGGCGGCCCCTGCGTGTTCTCCGGTACCGGATCCGTGTATCTGTGCGCCCGGCGAACAACAAACGACTGCGC GTGGACCTTCAGAGGACCTACACATTCCGCAACTCCAAGCAGACGTACACCGGCATCCCTGTCATCGCCGCCAACATGGACACCACAGGGACGTTTGAGATGGCGCAGGTCCTCAGCCAA cacaCCCTCTTCACAACCATTCACAAACACTACTCCGTAGAGGAATGGAAGAACTTTGCTGctgctcatccagaatgcatggAG CATTTAGCGGCCAGCTCCGGCAGCAGCAACATAGACCTGGAGAAGCTGTGTGCCATCGTGGAAGCCGTCCCCACCCTCAAGTACATCTGTCTGGACGTGGCCAACGGCTACTCCGAGTACTTTGTGGAGTTTGTGAAGACGGTCAGAGGGAAGTTCCCCAAACACACCATCATG GCCGGTAACGTGGTAACAGGGGAGATGGTGGAGGAGCTCATCCTCTCCGGGGCCGACATCATCAAAGTGGGCATCGGGCCAG gttcTGTGTGCACGACGAGGATCAAGACCGGAGTGGGTTACCCACAGCTCAGTGCTGTCATAGAGTGTGCAGACTCAGCCCATGGACTGAAAGGACACATCATCTCTGTAAGTACAAAAACCAAGTATTATT GGGCCGGGGCCGACTTTGTGATGATGGGGGGAATGCTCGCCGGCCACGACCAGTGCAACGGGGAGGTCATCGAGAAGAATGGCAAGAAGTACAAACTCTTCTACGGCATGAGCTCCGACACGGCCATGAAGAAGTACGTGGGCGGGGTCGCTGAGTACAG GGCATCTGAGGGGAGGACGGTGGAGGTGCCGTACAGGGGAGACGTGGAGAACACCATCCGTGATGTGCTGGGGGGGCTGCGCTCCACCTGCACCTACGTGGGCGCCGCCAAGCTGAAAGAGCTCAGCAGGAGAACCACCTTCATCCGTGTCACACAACAGTCAAGCCACATGTTCACTTAG